A stretch of the Halictus rubicundus isolate RS-2024b chromosome 16, iyHalRubi1_principal, whole genome shotgun sequence genome encodes the following:
- the Unpg gene encoding homeobox protein unplugged produces MDSNVEETELDVGSASDELESSIPESKVMRRPTPKPFTIESLIGNCANQKGSCDPAVQEERANENEEDSDRDREYLYQRHYLATAAANALPPGFGVPLGLYGAWLPMRMYGSGGTSGVPMLPAHTSASYPSHQDLYQSRLSQHLGPGANHLQGAAYPTGCQRTPNHRCSTSFTDSEDDGSIDSPASPAHDLSKSRHGSENGRGSAESEDEGGGLSMAGDGHDAADAMSSNASSNVSPGGSLENGQNSSATGSGNNKARRRRTAFTSEQLLELEREFHAKKYLSLTERSHIAHALKLSEVQVKIWFQNRRAKWKRVKAGLSGGGVGTGATSMATAGASSRHNGATGQHSGNGTRIVVPIPVHVSRLAVRSHHHHLEKCARPPRVRPVSESPASAASTSVLGDALGLVNSSINLSGQVQAPINNGVGIGVAVGLRAFTVPSHRGGLSSSGR; encoded by the exons ATGGATTCGAACGTGGAGGAAACGGAGCTGGACGTCGGATCCGCGAGCGACGAGCTCGAATCCTCGATCCCGGAGTCGAAGGTCATGCGTCGACCGACGCCGAAGCCGTTCACGATCGAGAGCTTGATCGGGAACTGCGCTAACCAGAAAGGAAGCTGCGATCCTGCCGTGCAAGAAGAGCGAGCGAACGAGAACGAAGAGGACTCGGATCGAGACAGGGAATACCTTTATCAGAGACACTACTTGGCGACTGCGGCGGCGAATGCGCTACCTCCAG GATTCGGCGTGCCCCTCGGCCTCTACGGAGCCTGGCTACCGATGCGGATGTACGGCAGCGGCGGGACTTCCGGTGTCCCGATGTTACCTGCGCACACCTCGGCCAGTTACCCGTCCCACCAGGATCTTTATCAGAGTCGATTGTCACAGCACCTTGGCCCCGGAGCCAATCATCTCCAGGGCGCAGCTTATCCAACCGGTTGTCAGCGTACCCCAAATCATCGTTGTTCGACCAGTTTCACGGACAGCGAGGACGACGGTAGCATCGACTCTCCAGCCTCGCCTGCCCATGATCTTTCGAAATCACGACACG GTTCGGAGAACGGTCGAGGGTCAGCGGAGAGCGAGGACGAGGGCGGCGGGTTGAGTATGGCGGGCGACGGTCATGACGCGGCGGACGCGATGTCCAGCAACGCGTCCAGCAACGTGAGTCCCGGCGGATCGCTGGAGAACGGGCAGAACAGTTCGGCGACGGGTTCCGGCAACAACAAAGCGAGACGCAGGCGAACAGCCTTCACGTCGGAGCAGCTGCTCGAGCTGGAGCGAGAGTTCCACGCGAAGAAGTACCTCAGCCTGACGGAGAGGTCTCACATCGCCCACGCCCTGAAGCTGTCGGAAGTCCAAGTGAAGATCTGGTTCCAGAACCGGCGAGCCAAATGGAAAAGAGTGAAGGCCGGATTGAGCGGCGGCGGCGTTGGCACGGGAGCGACCAGCATGGCAACCGCCGGGGCCTCCAGCAGACACAATGGAGCGACCGGACAGCATTCCGGGAACGGCACGAGGATCGTCGTGCCGATCCCGGTGCACGTGAGCCGTTTGGCGGTTAGGTCTCACCATCATCACCTGGAGAAGTGCGCCAGGCCGCCGAGGGTCAGGCCGGTCAGCGAGAGCCCAGCTTCCGCCGCGTCGACCTCGGTTCTCGGCGATGCCCTTGGCCTGGTCAACTCGTCCATCAACTTGTCCGGCCAAGTGCAGGCGCCCATCAACAACGGCGTCGGCATCGGGGTCGCCGTTGGTCTCCGGGCGTTCACGGTGCCGTCTCATCGGGGCGGGCTCAGCTCCTCCGGGAGGTAG